The proteins below are encoded in one region of Nakamurella flava:
- a CDS encoding allantoate amidohydrolase, which translates to MTFTGLWDEIADVGRHPASGGYRRFAWTDADLTLREWFVGAAQQRGLDVETDRNGNLWAWWWPPGWTGDPRNAFVTGSHLDSVPDGGAFDGPLGVVSAFAAVDRLRASGFRPTVPVGIAAFSDEEGARFGVACVGSRLSSGVLTADKGLALKDADGITLAEALTAAGRDISTVGADTALADRVGVFVELHVEQGRMLDRLHHPLAVASSIWPHGRWRLSFTGEANHAGTTSMADRHDPMLAYAATVAAARARAVENGAVATFGRLAVQPGGTNAIASRIDSWLDARAAGPDALDATTAAILADAQWAATADGLGFDWAAESVTPIVEFPDAPRQRMTDILRTNGFGETPVLGTAAGHDAGILSAVVPTAMLFVRNPTGISHSPAEFAETADCLVGVDALTALIRDWDRR; encoded by the coding sequence GTGACGTTCACCGGACTCTGGGACGAGATCGCCGACGTCGGGCGGCACCCGGCTTCGGGTGGCTACCGTCGATTCGCCTGGACGGACGCCGACCTGACCCTGCGCGAGTGGTTCGTCGGCGCTGCGCAGCAGCGCGGGCTGGACGTCGAGACCGACCGCAACGGCAACCTGTGGGCCTGGTGGTGGCCGCCGGGCTGGACCGGGGATCCGCGGAACGCCTTCGTCACCGGTTCGCACCTGGACTCCGTGCCCGACGGCGGTGCCTTCGACGGCCCGCTCGGCGTCGTGTCCGCCTTCGCTGCGGTCGATCGGTTGCGCGCCAGCGGGTTCCGGCCGACCGTGCCGGTGGGCATCGCCGCGTTCAGCGACGAGGAGGGCGCCCGGTTCGGGGTCGCCTGCGTCGGGTCGCGGCTGTCGTCCGGCGTGCTCACCGCCGACAAGGGCCTTGCGCTGAAGGACGCCGACGGCATCACCCTGGCCGAGGCGTTGACCGCCGCCGGCCGGGACATCTCGACGGTCGGCGCCGATACGGCCCTGGCCGACCGAGTCGGCGTCTTCGTCGAACTGCACGTCGAGCAGGGCAGGATGCTCGACCGACTGCATCATCCATTGGCGGTGGCGTCCAGCATCTGGCCGCACGGCCGCTGGCGGCTGAGCTTCACCGGCGAGGCCAACCACGCCGGCACGACCTCGATGGCCGACCGGCACGACCCGATGCTGGCCTACGCCGCCACGGTCGCCGCGGCCCGGGCGCGGGCCGTCGAGAACGGTGCGGTGGCCACGTTCGGCCGGCTCGCCGTGCAGCCCGGCGGAACCAACGCCATCGCCTCCCGCATCGACAGCTGGCTGGACGCCCGCGCGGCCGGACCCGACGCGCTCGACGCCACCACGGCGGCCATCCTCGCCGACGCCCAGTGGGCCGCCACCGCTGACGGGCTCGGGTTCGATTGGGCGGCGGAGTCGGTCACCCCGATCGTCGAGTTCCCCGACGCTCCCCGGCAACGGATGACGGACATTCTGCGCACCAACGGTTTTGGCGAGACCCCGGTACTGGGCACGGCCGCCGGACACGACGCCGGCATCCTGTCCGCCGTCGTCCCGACCGCGATGCTTTTTGTCCGCAACCCGACGGGCATCTCCCACTCGCCGGCCGAGTTCGCCGAGACCGCCGACTGTCTGGTCGGCGTCGACGCCCTCACCGCGCTGATCCGGGACTGGGACAGGCGATGA
- a CDS encoding YciI family protein, producing the protein MTKFLISFPAAAMQIPADELPAVSDATRAVVRDAKAAGVWVFGGALDETVPPVLVGADRAVTEGSYPQTATLDGGYCILELPDRDAALHWAARFAASCRCAQELRAFHFDPES; encoded by the coding sequence ATGACCAAGTTCCTGATCTCGTTCCCCGCCGCGGCCATGCAGATCCCGGCCGACGAGCTGCCCGCCGTGTCGGACGCCACCCGCGCCGTCGTGCGTGACGCCAAGGCCGCCGGCGTCTGGGTGTTCGGTGGCGCCTTGGACGAGACGGTGCCGCCCGTCCTGGTGGGCGCGGATCGGGCCGTCACCGAGGGGTCGTATCCGCAGACCGCCACCCTCGACGGGGGCTACTGCATCCTCGAACTGCCCGACCGCGACGCCGCCCTGCACTGGGCCGCGCGCTTCGCCGCATCGTGCCGGTGCGCCCAGGAGCTACGGGCGTTCCACTTCGACCCGGAGAGCTGA
- the hutH gene encoding histidine ammonia-lyase yields MTAQQKPTTVVVGQQPLTVDEVVAVARYDATVVIADAAVERMNAARAAVDALAASARPVYGVSTGFGALASVTIDPASREALQLALVRSHAAGTGTPVEREVVRALLLLRLQTFTTGHTGVRPLVAQRYVDLLNLGLTPVVHEYGSLGCSGDLAPLAHCALAAIGEGVVQRADGTVVPAADAWAEHGQQPIALAAKEGLALINGTDGMLGMLSLALHDLHRLTTTADIAAAMSVEALLGTDRVFAADLQRVRPHPGQAASAANLIALLDGSAIESSHRGAECTVVQDAYSLRCAPQVAGAVRDTIAHAERVADVELASAVDNPVVLDDGRVESNGNFHGAPVAYVLDFLAIAVADLASISERRTDRLLDPARSHGLPAFLGSAPGLDSGLMIAQYSQAAIVSELKRLAVPASVDSIPSSAMQEDHVSMGWSAARKLRRAVDGLQRVLAIEITAAARGLELRAPLAPAPGTAAVLAAVREQVPGVGPDRWLAPELEKVVQLVADGTVVTAAQDVTGPLS; encoded by the coding sequence GTGACCGCCCAGCAGAAGCCGACCACGGTCGTCGTCGGCCAGCAGCCGCTCACCGTCGACGAGGTCGTGGCCGTCGCCCGCTACGACGCGACCGTCGTCATCGCCGACGCCGCGGTGGAGCGGATGAACGCCGCTCGGGCCGCCGTCGACGCGTTGGCCGCGAGCGCACGTCCGGTGTACGGGGTCAGCACGGGCTTCGGGGCGCTGGCCTCGGTCACCATCGACCCGGCCAGCCGCGAGGCCTTGCAGTTGGCGCTGGTCCGCTCGCACGCCGCCGGCACCGGTACTCCCGTGGAACGCGAGGTCGTCCGAGCCCTGTTGCTGCTGCGGCTGCAGACCTTCACCACCGGCCACACCGGGGTCCGGCCGCTGGTCGCCCAGCGGTACGTCGACCTGCTCAACCTCGGCCTGACCCCGGTCGTGCACGAGTACGGATCCCTCGGCTGCTCCGGCGATCTCGCCCCGCTGGCGCACTGCGCACTGGCCGCGATCGGCGAGGGCGTCGTCCAGAGGGCCGACGGCACGGTGGTCCCCGCCGCCGATGCCTGGGCCGAGCACGGCCAGCAGCCGATCGCGCTGGCCGCCAAGGAGGGGCTGGCCCTGATCAACGGGACCGACGGCATGCTGGGCATGCTGTCGCTGGCCCTGCACGACCTGCACCGGCTGACCACCACCGCCGACATCGCCGCAGCGATGAGCGTCGAGGCGCTGCTGGGCACCGACCGGGTGTTCGCCGCGGATCTGCAGCGCGTGCGGCCACACCCCGGCCAGGCCGCGTCCGCGGCCAACCTGATCGCCCTGTTGGACGGATCGGCCATCGAGTCCAGCCACCGCGGCGCCGAGTGCACCGTCGTGCAGGACGCCTACTCGCTCCGCTGCGCCCCGCAGGTCGCCGGCGCGGTGCGGGACACCATCGCCCACGCCGAGCGGGTCGCCGATGTCGAACTGGCCTCTGCTGTCGACAACCCCGTGGTGCTGGACGACGGGCGGGTGGAGAGCAACGGCAACTTCCACGGCGCTCCGGTCGCCTACGTCCTGGACTTCCTGGCCATCGCCGTCGCGGATCTGGCGTCCATCAGTGAACGCCGGACCGACCGGCTGCTCGACCCGGCCCGTTCGCACGGTCTGCCCGCGTTCCTGGGCTCGGCGCCCGGTCTGGACTCGGGGCTGATGATCGCCCAGTACTCACAGGCCGCCATCGTCAGCGAACTCAAGCGGTTGGCCGTCCCGGCCAGCGTCGACTCCATCCCGAGCTCGGCCATGCAGGAGGACCACGTGTCGATGGGGTGGTCGGCCGCCCGCAAGCTGCGCCGGGCCGTCGACGGCCTGCAGCGCGTGCTGGCCATCGAGATCACCGCCGCCGCGCGGGGTCTGGAACTGCGGGCCCCGCTGGCCCCCGCCCCGGGGACGGCGGCCGTGCTGGCCGCCGTCCGCGAGCAGGTGCCGGGAGTCGGCCCGGACCGCTGGTTGGCTCCGGAACTGGAGAAGGTGGTGCAGTTGGTCGCCGACGGCACCGTGGTCACGGCGGCGCAGGACGTGACCGGTCCGCTCAGCTGA
- a CDS encoding formimidoylglutamate deiminase, protein MSEQFWCEHAWLGGVDVQADVVVTTVDGMITAVESGTPRPAGSTALTGLVIPGMANAHSHAFHRLLRARTQIGRGSFWTWRDLMYRVADRLTPELYEQVCTAVYAEMTLAGITAVGEFHYLHHDRGGRSYAEPNAMGLAVAAGAATAGLRLTLLDTCYLTASVDGAALTGPQLRFSDGTADRWSERADHLHRELAGNDVVVGAAVHSVRAVPADQLATVADWARRHDAPLHVHSSEQTGEIEQTLAVHGCTPTRLMRDHGVLGPRTTAVHATHLTDEDIADLDATDTGVCFCPTTERDLGDGLGPATELLTHERRVFSLGSDSHAVIDLLEEARAVELDERLRRRERGLVPAARLLGAATVDGHRALGRPTGGRIAVNAPADLVALDLRSVRTAGGGPTVENAVFAAGAADVTDVIVGGREIVRARRHLTVPDVTDRLATLADQLVEGDAR, encoded by the coding sequence ATGAGCGAACAGTTCTGGTGCGAACACGCCTGGCTCGGTGGCGTCGACGTCCAGGCTGACGTGGTGGTGACCACCGTCGACGGCATGATCACCGCGGTCGAGTCGGGTACCCCTCGACCGGCCGGATCGACCGCGCTGACCGGTCTGGTCATTCCGGGGATGGCCAACGCCCATTCGCACGCCTTCCACCGGCTGCTGCGCGCCCGCACCCAGATCGGCCGCGGGTCGTTCTGGACCTGGCGGGACCTGATGTACCGGGTCGCGGACCGGCTCACCCCGGAGCTGTACGAGCAGGTCTGTACCGCGGTGTACGCCGAGATGACCCTGGCCGGGATCACCGCGGTCGGGGAGTTCCACTACCTGCATCACGACCGCGGCGGTCGCTCCTACGCCGAGCCGAACGCCATGGGTCTGGCCGTCGCCGCAGGTGCCGCAACCGCGGGACTGCGGCTGACCCTGCTCGACACCTGTTACCTCACGGCAAGTGTCGACGGTGCTGCACTGACCGGGCCGCAGCTGCGCTTCAGCGACGGCACCGCCGACCGATGGTCGGAGCGCGCCGACCACCTGCATCGGGAACTGGCGGGGAACGATGTGGTGGTCGGTGCCGCCGTGCACTCGGTGCGTGCGGTTCCGGCCGACCAGCTGGCGACCGTGGCCGACTGGGCCAGGCGGCACGACGCCCCGCTGCACGTGCACAGCTCCGAGCAGACCGGGGAGATCGAGCAGACCCTTGCCGTGCACGGGTGCACGCCGACGCGGCTGATGCGCGACCACGGTGTCCTCGGGCCCCGGACGACCGCCGTCCACGCGACCCACCTGACCGACGAGGACATCGCCGATCTGGACGCCACCGACACCGGGGTCTGCTTCTGCCCGACCACCGAACGGGACCTCGGCGACGGACTCGGCCCGGCCACCGAGCTGCTGACCCACGAGCGCAGGGTGTTCAGCCTGGGCAGCGACAGCCACGCCGTCATCGACCTGCTGGAGGAAGCCCGGGCCGTCGAACTCGACGAACGCCTCCGCCGCCGCGAGCGGGGGCTCGTTCCCGCCGCCCGGCTGCTGGGCGCGGCCACCGTCGACGGGCATCGCGCCCTGGGCCGGCCCACCGGCGGGCGGATCGCCGTGAATGCGCCGGCCGACCTGGTCGCGCTCGACCTGCGGTCGGTCCGGACCGCCGGTGGGGGACCGACCGTCGAGAACGCGGTCTTCGCGGCGGGCGCCGCGGACGTCACCGACGTGATCGTCGGCGGACGTGAGATCGTCCGGGCGCGGCGGCACCTGACCGTCCCGGACGTGACCGACCGGCTCGCGACCCTGGCTGACCAGCTCGTGGAAGGAGACGCGCGATGA
- a CDS encoding ABC transporter permease — protein sequence MFVAWREIRFAGGRFATIAAVVGMITVLVGFLSGLTGGLAGQNVSAVLSWPADRIVLSGPAGSTEAEPTFADSAVTDAQRDAWAATPGITAVHPVGISQLRASTPAGASTAVAVLGVDGGWLPTSPVAADTMTLSTPAAKALGVVVGGVVDVAGRPFTVTAVSGDDWYSHTPVVQVVRSDWAALSAATGGTPAAGTALVVSGSPAGGDWAAVDSATGTTSAGPLGAVTAIPAFRSEIGSLAMIVGLLFGISALVVGAFFTVWATQRRPDVAVLKALGASTGTLIRDTAGQALVVLVVGVGLGLGLVIAAGSALQGTSLPFLLSPFTTVLPGVALILVGLVGAAFALRAVLTADPLSALGSNR from the coding sequence GTGTTCGTCGCCTGGCGCGAGATCCGTTTCGCTGGAGGTCGTTTCGCCACGATCGCCGCGGTGGTCGGGATGATCACCGTGCTGGTCGGGTTCCTGTCCGGTCTGACCGGGGGGCTCGCCGGGCAGAACGTCAGCGCGGTGCTGTCCTGGCCGGCCGATCGGATCGTCCTGTCCGGGCCGGCCGGGTCGACCGAGGCCGAGCCCACGTTCGCCGACTCGGCGGTGACCGACGCTCAGCGAGACGCCTGGGCGGCCACTCCCGGGATCACCGCCGTCCACCCGGTGGGGATCTCGCAGTTGCGGGCGAGCACTCCCGCCGGGGCGTCGACGGCCGTGGCGGTACTCGGCGTGGACGGCGGCTGGCTGCCCACTTCACCGGTGGCCGCCGACACCATGACCCTCTCGACCCCGGCGGCGAAGGCGCTCGGCGTCGTCGTCGGTGGCGTGGTCGACGTGGCCGGCCGGCCGTTCACGGTCACGGCCGTGAGCGGGGACGACTGGTACAGCCACACCCCGGTCGTCCAGGTGGTGCGCTCGGACTGGGCGGCCCTGTCCGCGGCGACCGGTGGCACCCCGGCGGCCGGAACCGCCCTGGTCGTCTCCGGTTCACCGGCCGGTGGTGACTGGGCTGCGGTCGACTCCGCCACCGGGACGACCTCGGCCGGACCGCTGGGCGCGGTCACCGCGATTCCCGCCTTCCGGTCCGAGATCGGTTCCCTGGCCATGATCGTCGGCCTGCTGTTCGGCATCTCGGCCCTCGTGGTCGGTGCCTTCTTCACGGTCTGGGCGACCCAGCGACGGCCGGACGTGGCGGTGCTCAAGGCCCTGGGCGCGAGCACCGGCACCCTGATCCGCGACACCGCCGGGCAGGCGCTCGTCGTGCTCGTGGTCGGGGTCGGCCTCGGTCTCGGCCTGGTCATCGCGGCCGGATCCGCCCTGCAGGGCACGAGCCTGCCGTTCCTGCTCAGCCCCTTCACCACCGTCCTGCCGGGCGTGGCCCTGATCCTGGTGGGTCTCGTCGGCGCCGCCTTCGCGCTGCGCGCCGTGCTGACCGCCGACCCGTTGAGCGCTCTGGGGAGCAACCGATGA
- a CDS encoding response regulator transcription factor — MIRVLLADDHPVVRAGLRALLTGEPGIAVIGEAATADEAVSAAARDRPDVVLMDLQFGGALTGADATRRIRSSDNGAMGTDLDPPPAVLVLTNYDTDADILGAVEAGASGYLLKDAPPAELVAAVRAAAAGESALAPAIASRLLDRMRNPGVSLSPRELQVLRLVADGLGNAAIAQQLVVTELTVKSHLVHVYAKLGVSSRTAAVSAARRSGLLR, encoded by the coding sequence GTGATCCGCGTACTGCTGGCCGACGACCATCCCGTGGTCCGGGCCGGGCTCCGCGCCCTGCTCACCGGTGAGCCCGGTATCGCCGTCATCGGGGAGGCCGCGACCGCGGACGAGGCCGTGTCCGCCGCCGCACGGGATCGACCTGATGTCGTGCTGATGGACCTGCAGTTCGGTGGTGCGCTCACCGGAGCGGACGCGACCCGGCGCATCAGATCGAGTGACAACGGCGCGATGGGAACGGATCTCGATCCACCCCCCGCCGTCCTGGTTCTCACCAACTACGACACCGACGCCGACATCCTGGGCGCCGTCGAGGCCGGGGCCAGCGGCTACCTGCTGAAGGACGCCCCACCGGCGGAGCTCGTCGCCGCGGTCCGCGCGGCCGCGGCCGGGGAGAGCGCCCTGGCCCCGGCCATCGCCTCCCGGCTGCTCGACCGGATGCGCAATCCGGGCGTGAGCCTGAGCCCGCGGGAGTTGCAGGTGCTGCGGCTGGTCGCCGACGGGCTCGGCAACGCCGCCATCGCCCAGCAGCTGGTGGTCACCGAGCTGACCGTCAAGTCGCACCTGGTGCACGTCTACGCCAAGCTCGGGGTGTCGTCGCGGACAGCGGCCGTGTCGGCGGCCCGGCGGTCCGGGTTGCTGCGCTGA
- a CDS encoding FAD-binding domain-containing protein, which translates to MTLLPAPPSIADGATTADVIAWVATHLGDLTREGPEGVRAGAFRGGQSAADAALAALDITGYARTRNTVLPVDRRGASRISPYIRYGLTPLRQVWDAVADAPTADRGKYRDELLWQEYARHLYARVGGANGEALRRRQPHPDPAWADDPWPTEMACMAAVTGELHEDGWVVNQTRMWLASQWAVRAGADWRRGEDEMFAHLLDGSRAANRLGWQWTVGTGSGKAYGFSRWQVEKRAPQLCRSCPLNTRCPIQDWPKGQLGPSVDGPELSGVIPAGPAEVEGTGTDADTVWLTAESLGTSDPALAADDERPAVFVFDAPLLARLRLSGKRLVFLAETLGELAASRPVEVRRGSVVDELAGRPMAATWTPVPGWAERARTLQPVEVHPWPWLVRPGPASLRSFSSWRRDLRITRAPATARRGRAGSRR; encoded by the coding sequence GTGACCCTGCTGCCCGCGCCCCCGTCCATCGCCGACGGCGCCACCACCGCCGATGTCATCGCGTGGGTAGCGACCCATCTCGGTGACCTCACCCGCGAGGGCCCGGAGGGCGTGCGGGCCGGTGCGTTCCGGGGCGGGCAGTCCGCCGCCGACGCGGCCCTCGCCGCCCTGGACATCACCGGCTACGCCCGCACCCGCAACACCGTGCTGCCGGTCGATCGGCGCGGGGCCAGCCGGATATCGCCGTACATCCGGTACGGGCTCACCCCGCTCCGGCAGGTGTGGGACGCGGTGGCCGACGCGCCGACGGCCGACCGCGGCAAGTACCGCGACGAATTGCTGTGGCAGGAGTACGCCCGGCACCTCTACGCCCGGGTCGGCGGCGCGAACGGAGAGGCGCTGCGCCGGCGGCAACCGCATCCGGACCCGGCGTGGGCCGACGACCCGTGGCCGACCGAGATGGCGTGCATGGCCGCGGTGACCGGCGAACTGCACGAGGACGGCTGGGTCGTCAACCAGACGCGGATGTGGCTGGCCTCGCAATGGGCCGTGCGGGCCGGGGCCGACTGGCGGCGAGGCGAGGACGAGATGTTCGCCCACCTGCTCGACGGGTCCCGGGCCGCGAACCGGCTCGGCTGGCAGTGGACGGTGGGTACGGGCAGCGGCAAGGCCTACGGCTTCAGCCGGTGGCAGGTGGAAAAGCGGGCCCCCCAGTTGTGCCGATCGTGCCCGCTGAACACTCGCTGCCCGATCCAGGACTGGCCGAAGGGACAGCTGGGCCCATCGGTCGACGGGCCCGAGCTGAGCGGGGTCATCCCGGCCGGCCCGGCGGAGGTCGAAGGGACCGGGACGGACGCCGACACCGTGTGGCTCACCGCGGAGAGCCTGGGGACCTCGGACCCGGCGCTGGCGGCGGACGACGAGCGGCCGGCCGTCTTCGTGTTCGACGCCCCGCTGCTGGCCAGGCTCCGGCTCTCCGGCAAACGCCTGGTGTTCCTGGCCGAGACCCTCGGTGAACTGGCGGCCAGCCGGCCGGTGGAGGTGCGCCGGGGCTCGGTGGTCGACGAGTTGGCCGGCCGCCCGATGGCCGCCACCTGGACGCCCGTCCCCGGCTGGGCCGAACGGGCCCGCACCCTGCAGCCGGTGGAGGTGCACCCGTGGCCCTGGCTGGTCCGGCCCGGTCCGGCGTCGTTGCGGTCGTTCTCGTCGTGGCGTCGGGACCTGCGGATCACCCGCGCGCCGGCCACCGCGCGCCGCGGTCGAGCAGGGTCTCGTCGGTGA
- the hutI gene encoding imidazolonepropionase: MSSLLIDRIGELVTNDPTVGDGSPLGLLTDAAVVVDGAEIAWVGPAAHAPAADRRLDAEGAAVLPGFVDSHAHPVFAGDRAAEFSARMQGKPYGAGGIATTVGATRTATDAQLAATTRRIAGELLAGGVTTFEAKSGYGLTVADERRSLRIAGEFTGETTYLGAHVVPAEYRERRADYIDLVTGEMLAACAPHAKWVDVFCDRGAFDVDEARTVLTAGMAAGLRPRLHSGQLGFGDGIRLAVELDAASVDHCTYVSGADLDALAGGNTVATLLPGVEFSTRTPWSDGRRLLDAGVTVALATDCNPGSSYTSSMAFCIALAVRDQGLSPAEAVWAATAGGAAALRRDDVGVVRPGRRADLTVLAAPSHLHLAYRPGVPLVRSVLKNGVVQ, encoded by the coding sequence ATGAGCAGCCTGCTGATCGACCGGATCGGTGAACTCGTCACCAACGACCCCACGGTCGGCGACGGGTCACCGCTCGGTCTGCTGACCGACGCCGCGGTCGTCGTCGACGGCGCCGAGATCGCCTGGGTCGGCCCGGCCGCTCACGCTCCGGCTGCCGATCGCAGACTGGACGCCGAGGGGGCGGCGGTGCTGCCCGGGTTCGTGGACAGCCACGCCCACCCGGTCTTCGCCGGCGACCGGGCGGCCGAATTCAGCGCCCGGATGCAGGGCAAGCCCTACGGGGCCGGCGGCATCGCCACCACTGTCGGCGCCACCCGGACCGCCACCGACGCCCAGCTCGCGGCGACGACCCGCCGGATCGCCGGCGAGCTGCTGGCCGGCGGGGTCACGACCTTCGAGGCCAAGAGCGGCTACGGGCTGACCGTCGCCGACGAGCGACGGTCTTTGCGGATCGCCGGCGAGTTCACCGGCGAGACCACCTATCTCGGTGCCCATGTCGTGCCGGCCGAGTACCGGGAGCGGCGGGCCGACTACATCGACCTGGTCACCGGCGAGATGCTCGCCGCCTGCGCCCCCCACGCGAAATGGGTGGACGTGTTCTGCGACCGCGGCGCCTTCGACGTCGACGAGGCCCGCACCGTGCTGACCGCCGGGATGGCCGCCGGCCTGCGGCCGCGGCTGCACTCCGGGCAGCTGGGCTTCGGCGACGGCATCCGGCTGGCCGTCGAACTCGACGCCGCCTCGGTCGACCACTGCACCTACGTCTCCGGCGCCGACCTCGACGCCCTGGCCGGCGGCAACACCGTCGCGACCCTGCTGCCGGGGGTTGAGTTCTCCACCCGCACCCCGTGGTCCGACGGACGCCGGCTGCTCGACGCCGGGGTGACCGTGGCGCTGGCCACCGACTGCAACCCGGGCAGCTCCTACACCTCGAGCATGGCGTTCTGCATCGCCCTGGCCGTCCGCGACCAGGGCCTCAGCCCGGCCGAGGCCGTCTGGGCGGCGACCGCCGGCGGTGCCGCCGCCCTGCGTCGCGACGATGTCGGCGTCGTCCGGCCCGGTCGGCGCGCCGACCTGACGGTCCTGGCCGCGCCGTCCCACCTCCACCTCGCCTACCGACCCGGCGTCCCCCTGGTGCGCTCGGTCCTCAAGAACGGAGTCGTCCAGTGA
- a CDS encoding ABC transporter ATP-binding protein, with amino-acid sequence MIELQSVTLTYPDGAGRLTAVEEVSLTVRPGTVAALTGPSGSGKSSVLAMAATLLRPDSGRVVVGGLDATGLRPAAAARLRRDRVGIVFQQSNLLPALTAGEQLRVMAELGGRGSRRSRAVAFERSRELLAAVGLDGLADRRPAQLSGGQRQRVNIARALMNAPRVLLVDEPTSALDSERGAAIVDLLVTLARERDVATLLVTHDVLTLQGQLTPADQRLHLVDGRLTAPVGAAVS; translated from the coding sequence ATGATCGAACTGCAGTCCGTCACCCTCACCTACCCCGACGGCGCCGGCCGGCTGACCGCGGTCGAGGAGGTCTCCCTGACCGTCCGGCCGGGCACCGTGGCCGCACTGACCGGGCCCAGCGGTTCGGGCAAGTCCAGTGTGCTGGCCATGGCCGCCACGTTGCTGCGTCCGGACTCCGGGCGGGTCGTGGTGGGCGGGCTCGACGCCACCGGCCTGCGCCCGGCGGCCGCGGCCCGGTTGCGGCGGGACCGGGTGGGCATCGTCTTCCAGCAGTCGAACCTGCTGCCGGCCCTCACCGCCGGAGAGCAGCTGCGGGTGATGGCCGAACTGGGTGGCCGCGGGTCCCGCCGGTCCCGCGCGGTGGCCTTCGAGCGTTCCCGCGAACTGCTGGCCGCCGTGGGTCTGGACGGGCTGGCCGACCGCCGCCCCGCGCAGCTGTCCGGGGGCCAACGGCAGCGGGTCAACATCGCCCGCGCGCTGATGAACGCGCCCCGGGTGCTGCTGGTCGACGAACCGACCAGCGCTTTGGACTCCGAACGCGGTGCGGCGATCGTCGACCTGCTGGTCACGCTGGCCCGGGAGCGGGACGTCGCCACCCTGCTCGTGACCCACGATGTCCTGACCCTGCAGGGCCAGCTGACGCCGGCCGACCAGCGGCTGCACCTGGTCGACGGGCGGCTGACGGCGCCGGTGGGCGCCGCGGTCAGCTGA
- a CDS encoding sensor histidine kinase, protein MEHTTLTPVFVGLRLALHGLIGGITGVVLVRALLNPGPATGGIVVAAVVLLGVYLAGALVVRWDGDRRRHLGRVWLLALTASWSALFWCTPEAAYLVFPLYFLHLHLWSPRVGVAAVAFLALVTVVGAGVRFGWNVGAVVGPVIGALVAVLVGWGYRSLAREAAEREALMAELLATQTRLAATERQTGVLAERGRLAREIHDTVAQGLSSIQMLLHAAERADPEGPGVEHVRLARTTAAANLADTRRFIRELTPPALDDQGLAGALRRLAATQWSTPRVLVRVIAPTEHADWPMDVQTAVLRIAQGAVGNALRHADATAVVVELSGDATRLQMIVTDDGCGFDVEDQVRRQSVGATDSFGLTAIRDRVGQFGGRLRVVSSPGGGTTVAVDLPLSSPATAP, encoded by the coding sequence ATGGAGCACACGACCCTGACCCCCGTCTTCGTCGGCCTCCGGCTCGCCCTGCATGGCCTGATCGGCGGCATCACCGGCGTCGTCCTGGTCCGCGCCCTGCTGAACCCGGGACCGGCCACCGGCGGGATCGTCGTCGCCGCCGTGGTGCTGCTGGGTGTGTACCTCGCCGGGGCGCTGGTCGTCCGCTGGGACGGCGACCGACGCCGGCACCTCGGCCGGGTGTGGCTGCTCGCCCTGACCGCGTCCTGGTCGGCCCTGTTCTGGTGCACTCCCGAAGCCGCCTACCTGGTGTTCCCGCTCTACTTCCTGCACCTGCACCTGTGGTCACCCCGCGTGGGCGTCGCCGCGGTGGCCTTCCTCGCCCTGGTGACCGTGGTCGGCGCCGGGGTGCGGTTCGGCTGGAACGTCGGCGCCGTGGTCGGACCCGTCATCGGCGCGCTCGTCGCCGTGCTGGTCGGCTGGGGCTACCGTTCACTGGCCCGGGAGGCGGCCGAGCGGGAGGCACTGATGGCGGAACTGCTGGCCACCCAGACCAGGCTGGCCGCCACCGAACGGCAGACCGGGGTGCTGGCCGAACGGGGCCGGCTGGCGCGGGAGATCCACGACACCGTCGCGCAGGGTCTGTCCAGCATCCAGATGCTGCTGCACGCCGCCGAACGCGCGGACCCCGAGGGCCCGGGGGTGGAGCACGTGCGCCTGGCGCGCACCACGGCCGCGGCCAACCTGGCCGACACCCGCCGTTTCATCCGTGAGCTCACCCCACCCGCGCTGGACGACCAGGGCTTGGCCGGGGCCCTGCGCCGGTTGGCCGCGACCCAGTGGAGCACGCCGCGGGTGCTGGTGCGGGTCATCGCTCCGACCGAGCATGCCGACTGGCCGATGGACGTGCAGACGGCGGTGCTGCGGATCGCCCAGGGGGCGGTCGGCAACGCGCTGCGGCACGCCGATGCCACCGCGGTCGTGGTCGAACTCAGCGGTGACGCCACCCGGTTGCAGATGATCGTGACCGATGACGGCTGTGGGTTCGACGTCGAGGATCAGGTCCGGAGGCAGAGCGTGGGCGCGACCGACTCCTTCGGGTTGACGGCCATCCGTGATCGCGTCGGCCAGTTCGGCGGTCGGTTACGGGTGGTCTCGAGCCCGGGCGGCGGCACCACCGTCGCGGTCGACCTACCCCTGTCGAGCCCGGCAACCGCCCCGTGA